The Salvelinus namaycush isolate Seneca chromosome 28, SaNama_1.0, whole genome shotgun sequence genome contains a region encoding:
- the LOC120023504 gene encoding gap junction beta-4 protein-like — protein MNWAFLQGLLSGVNKYSTAFGRVWLSVVFLFRVMVFVVAAEKVWGDEQKDFQCNTAQPGCHNVCYDHFFPVSHIRLWALQLIFVTCPSFMVVMHVAYRDERERKHTLKYGEGCRKLYKNTGKKRGGLWWTYVLTLIFKIAVDGIFVYLIYHIYEGYDFPSLIKCEQKPCPNKVDCFISRPTEKRIFTIFMVVTSLACILLSFFEILYLVGKRCKECFTQMHQSRNSTIQSRQVVMATSLVIGGKNRMESNSLKLPSKDASAPSYSQGWGVTDYM, from the coding sequence ATGAACTGGGCATTCCTCCAGGGCCTCCTCAGTGGGGTGAACAAGTACTCCACAGCGTTCGGCCGTGTGTGGCTGTCCGTTGTCTTCCTCTTCAGGGTCATGGTGTTTGTCGTGGCGGCAGAGAAGGTGTGGGGGGACGAGCAGAAGGACTTCCAGTGCAACACGGCCCAGCCTGGCTGCCATAACGTCTGTTATGACCACTTCTTCCCTGTGTCCCACATCCGCCTATGGGCCCTGCAGCTCATCTTTGTCACCTGTCCCTCCTTCATGGTGGTGATGCACGTGGCCTACAGAGATGAACGTGAGCGCAAACACACGCTCAAATATGGCGAGGGCTGTCGGAAACTTTACAAGAACACCGGCAAGAAGCGCGGGGGGCTGTGGTGGACCTACGTCCTGACCCTGATCTTCAAGATAGCCGTGGACGGCATCTTTGTGTATTTAATTTATCATATCTATGAGGGCTATGACTTCCCCTCTCTCATCAAGTGTGAGCAGAAGCCCTGTCCCAACAAGGTGGACTGCTTCATCTCTCGCCCCACAGAGAAGCGTATCTTCACCATCTTCATGGTGGTCACCAGCCTGGCCTGTATCCTGCTATCTTTCTTCGAGATCCTGTACCTGGTGGGGAAACGATGTAAAGAGTGTTTCACCCAGATGCACCAATCACGCAACTCCACCATCCAGTCACGCCAGGTGGTCATGGCTACCTCTCTGGTGATCGGTGGCAAGAATCGAATGGAGTCCAACTCTCTAAAGTTGCCCAGCAAGGATGCCTCAGCCCCATCTTATAGTCaaggttggggagtaactgattacatgtaa
- the LOC120023585 gene encoding gap junction beta-3 protein-like: protein MDWKTFQALLSGVNKYSTAFGRIWLSVVFVFRVMVYVVAAERVWSDDQKDFDCNTKQPGCANVCYDHYFPISHIRLWALQLIFVTCPSFMVMMHVAYRDERERKNAKHGNKDKLYENTGKRHGGLWWTYLLSLFVKSGIEISFLYILHKIYDSFYLPRLVKCEVSPCPNQVDCYIGHPTEKKVFTYFMVGASALCIVLNVCEIIYLVSKRIAHIAQNTRRKQSTMALNERYSKENFCSDCTLPMSQLEKQPLRSQSPGHLQAPLPAHMRASAPNLSSAV, encoded by the coding sequence ATGGATTGGAAGACCTTCCAAGCCCTGCTGAGTGGGGTGAATAAGTACTCCACGGCATTTGGTCGCATCTGGCTCTCTGTGGTGTTTGTGTTCAGGGTGATGGTGTACGTGGTGGCGGCGGAGCGTGTGTGGAGCGATGATCAGAAGGACTTTGACTGCAACACCAAGCAACCCGGCTGTGCCAACGTCTGCTACGACCACTACTTCCCCATCTCCCACATTCGCCTGTGGGCCCTGCAGCTCATCTTCGTCACTTGCCCTTCCTTCATGGTGATGATGCATGTGGCGTATCGCGATGAACGCGAACGGAAGAATGCCAAGCACGGCAACAAGGACAAGCTGTACGAGAACACAGGGAAGAGGCACGGTGGCCTCTGGTGGACCTACCTGCTTAGTCTCTTCGTCAAGTCGGGCATCGAGATCTCCTTCCTCTACATCCTCCACAAAATCTACGACAGCTTCTACCTGCCCCGGCTGGTCAAGTGTGAGGTCAGCCCCTGCCCCAATCAGGTGGACTGCTACATCGGCCACCCCACAGAGAAGAAAGTTTTCACCTACTTCATGGTGGGCGCCTCGGCCCTCTGCATTGTGCTCAACGTCTGTGAGATCATATACCTTGTCTCCAAGCGGATCGCTCACATAGCACAAAATACGAGGAGAAAACAGAGCACCATGGCCCTGAATGAACGGTACAGCAAGGAGAATTTCTGCAGCGACTGCACTCTGCCCATGTCTCAGCTGGAGAAACAACCCTTAAGGTCCCAGTCCCCAGGCCACCTTCAAGCCCCTTTACCGGCTCACATGCGTGCGTCTGCCCCTAACCTGTCCTCTGCAGTATAG